From Rutidosis leptorrhynchoides isolate AG116_Rl617_1_P2 chromosome 3, CSIRO_AGI_Rlap_v1, whole genome shotgun sequence, a single genomic window includes:
- the LOC139897171 gene encoding uncharacterized protein: protein MAQINQTSTCGLDKKSYVFLHQLELGKEAAVKVMICRSWDTHTAYGKYLSTDFISSDEQGNVIQLTAKSNVSHHFIPRLNAGCVYLLSHFDVIPNREEYRVLKDNKLMIQLHGSTFLRKQPAAEAASFIRHPFSCIEIEHLEATDGKYLVGGEQSERHYGETWARLL from the exons ATGGCACAAATTAATCAAACATCCACATGTGGTCTTGACAAAAAAAGCTATGTGTTCCTTCACCAACTTGAATTGGGAAAGGAGGCGGCTGTGAAAGTGATGATATGTCGAAGTTGGGATACGCACACCGCTTACGGGAAGTATTTGAGCACCGATTTCATCTCCTCTGATGAGCAG GGTAATGTCATTCAGTTGACTGCTAAAAGCAATGTATCTCACCATTTTATCCCAAGGTTGAATGCTGGATGTGTTTACTTGCTCAGCCACTTTGACGTGATACCAAATAGAGAAGAGTATCGTGTTTTAAAGGACAATAAGCTCATGATTCAGCTGCACGGTTCCACATTCCTGAGAAAGCAGCCAGCGGCCGAGGCAGCTTCGTTTATCCGCCATCCCTTCAGCTGCATTGAAATTGAACACCTTGAGGCGACTGACGGCAAATACTTAGTAG GGGGCGAACAATCCGAACGACACTATGGGGAAACTTGGGCCCGTCTTTTATAA